The Georgenia faecalis genome includes a window with the following:
- a CDS encoding DUF349 domain-containing protein yields the protein MTEQTTQPAEERPDVTEPDAVTPADAAPADAPDADAQDADAQDADLPADAPTAEDARTDVEEAAAPLTDEADVADDAPVTDEAPAPLTDEAYVTDDARAPVVDEAPAPLMDEAYVADDASVAGEAPLADEAPSPVTDEAATAEATPAQVDAADALASVSAVEAGPAPAPEAVDAPDAPDAPAGEAAPAEAEPAPEADAPAAEAEAPATDAGPTEATDAGPTEAPHAAADATGAGEPVEDAQATAQPAPAAGPPTDRPDGRPTPRVLARPAARRPAPGAGGTAPAVPVPPVDAHDAAAAAAWGRVDPDGTVWVREAAGERSVGQYPGADTEEALAFYVRRFLDIQAQVALFEARLPHLSTKEMDQTLKTLRDSLEAPTAVGDLDGLRARVEGLAQRAAERRKELAAEREAAKAQALTERTAIVERAEEIAGTDPARLQWRASGEELRALLDRWKSAQRSGPRLDRPSEDELWKRFSHARTTFDRHRRQYFAELDATQGQAKAAKEKLVERAEALSGSTEWGATAAAYRGLMDEWKAAGRASRKDDDALWARFRAAQQAFFDARSAQNAKVDEEFGQNLERKLELLTQAEALLPVTDAGAAKSALRRIQDAWDEIGKVPRADVQRVEARMRAVEQAVRDADEARWHKSDPEKKARAEGAAAQLQEAIVGLEQEVAAAEASGDERAAVRAREALEARRLWLDQVLRAAGEGH from the coding sequence GTGACCGAGCAGACGACCCAGCCCGCCGAGGAGCGCCCCGACGTGACCGAGCCCGACGCGGTCACCCCCGCCGACGCCGCGCCCGCGGACGCCCCGGACGCCGACGCCCAGGACGCCGACGCCCAGGACGCCGACCTTCCCGCAGACGCCCCGACGGCCGAGGACGCTCGGACCGACGTCGAGGAGGCCGCGGCTCCGCTGACGGACGAGGCTGACGTGGCCGATGACGCCCCGGTGACCGACGAGGCTCCCGCTCCGCTGACGGACGAGGCTTACGTGACCGACGACGCCCGGGCTCCGGTGGTGGACGAGGCTCCGGCTCCGCTGATGGACGAGGCTTACGTGGCCGACGACGCCTCGGTGGCTGGCGAGGCTCCCCTGGCGGACGAGGCTCCCTCTCCCGTGACCGACGAGGCCGCTACGGCCGAGGCCACGCCCGCGCAGGTCGACGCCGCAGACGCGCTGGCCTCGGTCAGCGCGGTGGAGGCCGGACCCGCGCCGGCGCCGGAGGCTGTCGACGCACCGGACGCACCGGACGCACCCGCGGGGGAGGCGGCCCCCGCCGAGGCGGAGCCCGCCCCTGAGGCGGACGCCCCGGCCGCCGAAGCCGAGGCCCCGGCCACCGACGCCGGTCCGACCGAGGCAACCGACGCCGGTCCGACCGAGGCACCCCACGCCGCTGCCGACGCCACCGGCGCGGGCGAGCCCGTCGAGGACGCCCAGGCGACCGCACAGCCGGCCCCGGCCGCAGGCCCGCCCACCGACCGTCCCGACGGCCGTCCCACCCCGCGCGTGCTGGCCCGCCCCGCCGCCCGACGCCCCGCACCCGGGGCCGGCGGGACCGCACCTGCGGTCCCCGTCCCGCCCGTCGACGCGCACGACGCCGCCGCCGCGGCGGCCTGGGGCCGCGTCGACCCGGACGGCACCGTCTGGGTCCGCGAGGCCGCCGGGGAGCGCAGCGTCGGCCAGTACCCCGGGGCCGACACCGAGGAGGCCCTCGCCTTCTACGTCCGGCGCTTCCTCGACATCCAGGCCCAGGTGGCGCTCTTCGAGGCCCGCCTGCCGCACCTGTCGACCAAGGAGATGGACCAGACCCTCAAGACGCTGCGGGACAGCCTCGAGGCGCCGACCGCGGTCGGGGACCTCGACGGCCTGCGCGCCCGGGTCGAAGGCCTGGCCCAGCGGGCGGCGGAGCGTCGCAAGGAGCTCGCCGCCGAGCGCGAGGCGGCCAAGGCGCAGGCGCTGACGGAGCGCACCGCCATCGTCGAGCGCGCCGAGGAGATCGCCGGCACCGACCCGGCCCGCCTCCAGTGGCGGGCCAGCGGGGAGGAGCTCCGCGCCCTCCTCGACCGGTGGAAGTCGGCACAGCGGTCCGGACCGCGCCTGGACCGTCCCAGCGAGGACGAGCTGTGGAAGCGCTTCTCCCACGCCCGTACGACGTTCGACCGGCACCGCCGTCAGTACTTCGCCGAGCTCGACGCCACCCAGGGCCAGGCCAAGGCCGCCAAGGAGAAGCTCGTCGAGCGCGCGGAGGCGCTCTCGGGGTCCACCGAGTGGGGGGCGACCGCAGCCGCCTACCGCGGGCTCATGGACGAGTGGAAGGCCGCCGGCCGGGCGAGCCGCAAGGACGACGACGCCCTCTGGGCGCGCTTCCGCGCAGCCCAGCAGGCGTTCTTCGACGCCCGCAGCGCCCAGAACGCGAAGGTCGACGAGGAGTTCGGGCAGAACCTCGAGCGCAAGCTCGAGCTGCTCACCCAGGCCGAGGCCCTGCTGCCCGTCACGGACGCCGGGGCGGCCAAGAGCGCGCTGCGACGCATCCAGGACGCCTGGGACGAGATCGGCAAGGTGCCGCGGGCCGACGTCCAGCGGGTCGAGGCCCGGATGCGGGCGGTCGAGCAGGCCGTCCGTGACGCCGACGAGGCACGCTGGCACAAGAGCGACCCCGAGAAGAAGGCCCGGGCCGAGGGCGCGGCCGCCCAGCTCCAGGAGGCCATCGTCGGCCTCGAGCAGGAGGTCGCGGCGGCCGAGGCCTCCGGGGACGAGCGGGCCGCTGTGCGCGCCCGCGAGGCCCTCGAGGCGCGCCGGCTCTGGCTCGACCAGGTGCTGCGGGCGGCGGGCGAGGGCCACTAG
- a CDS encoding RelA/SpoT family protein, producing the protein MAEEIVTGTQPAQGDPVVPGSRVRSRLVRLGGRGHTSSPAIEPVLRAVRANHPRADTGVIERAYQVAERAHRGQQRKSGDPYITHPVAVATILAELGMTPSTLAAALLHDTVEDTDYRLTDLRADFGDEIALLVDGVTKLDKVTYGEAAEAETVRKMVVAMSRDIRVLVIKLADRLHNARTWKYVSSSSAERKARETLEIYAPLAHRLGMNTIKWELEDLSFATLYPKVYEEIVHLVAERAPAREEYLATVREQIEADLRANKIKATVTGRPKHYYSIYQKMIVRGRDFDDIFDLVGIRVLVESVRDCYAVLGTMHARWNPMVGRFKDYIAMPKFNLYQSLHTTVVGPGGKPVEIQIRTYDMHRRAEYGVAAHWKYKEAPREGRGAPQASTGNEMSWLRQLVDWQRETADPGEFLDSLRFEISGSQVYVFTPKGDVMALPPGATPVDFAYAVHTEVGHRTVGARVNGRLVPLESTLENGDTVEIFTSKSETAGPSRDWLNFVTSPRARNKIRAWFTKERREEAIEAGKALIAKAMRKQNLPIQRLMSHDSLTALAHDMRYADVSALYAAVGESHVSATSVVQRLVASMGGESGAEEDLAEATMPGEHRARPRTGDPGIVVEGMQDVDVWVKLARCCTPVPGDPITGFVTRGSGISVHRTDCGNLESLRSQPERMVNVSWAPHGQSTFLVQVQVEALDRSGLLSDVTRVLSDNHVNILSASVTTSRDRVALSKFVFEMAEPSHLGHVLAAVRRIDGVFDVYRLTGARMEPAAEH; encoded by the coding sequence GTGGCAGAGGAGATCGTGACCGGCACGCAGCCGGCCCAGGGCGACCCGGTCGTCCCGGGCTCCCGCGTGCGCTCACGGCTCGTGCGCCTCGGCGGGCGCGGCCACACCAGCTCGCCGGCGATCGAGCCGGTGCTGCGCGCCGTGCGCGCCAACCACCCGCGGGCGGACACCGGCGTCATCGAGCGCGCCTACCAGGTCGCCGAGCGCGCCCACCGCGGTCAGCAGCGCAAGAGCGGCGACCCCTACATCACGCACCCGGTCGCGGTCGCCACGATCCTCGCCGAGCTGGGCATGACGCCGTCGACGCTCGCCGCGGCGCTCCTCCACGACACGGTCGAGGACACCGACTACCGCCTCACCGACCTCCGGGCGGACTTCGGGGACGAGATCGCCCTCCTCGTCGACGGCGTCACCAAGCTCGACAAGGTCACCTACGGCGAGGCGGCCGAGGCCGAGACGGTCCGCAAGATGGTCGTGGCGATGTCGCGCGACATCCGCGTGCTCGTCATCAAGCTCGCCGACCGCCTGCACAACGCCCGCACGTGGAAGTACGTCTCCTCCTCGTCGGCGGAGCGCAAGGCTCGCGAGACGCTCGAGATCTACGCGCCCCTGGCGCACCGCCTCGGGATGAACACCATCAAGTGGGAGCTCGAGGACCTCTCCTTCGCCACGCTCTACCCCAAGGTGTACGAGGAGATCGTCCACCTCGTCGCGGAGCGGGCGCCCGCGCGCGAGGAGTACCTCGCGACCGTGCGGGAGCAGATCGAGGCGGACCTGCGCGCCAACAAGATCAAGGCGACGGTCACCGGCCGGCCCAAGCACTACTACTCGATCTACCAGAAGATGATCGTGCGGGGCCGCGACTTCGACGACATCTTCGACCTGGTCGGCATCCGGGTGCTCGTGGAGTCGGTGCGTGACTGTTACGCCGTCCTGGGCACGATGCACGCGCGGTGGAACCCCATGGTGGGGCGGTTCAAGGACTACATCGCCATGCCGAAGTTCAACCTCTACCAGTCGCTGCACACCACGGTCGTGGGGCCGGGCGGCAAGCCGGTGGAGATCCAGATCCGCACCTACGACATGCACCGCCGGGCGGAGTACGGCGTCGCCGCGCACTGGAAGTACAAGGAGGCGCCCCGGGAGGGCCGCGGGGCTCCGCAGGCCTCGACGGGGAACGAGATGAGCTGGCTGCGCCAGCTCGTCGACTGGCAGCGGGAGACGGCGGACCCGGGGGAGTTCCTCGACTCGCTGCGGTTCGAGATCTCCGGCTCCCAGGTGTACGTCTTCACGCCCAAGGGTGACGTCATGGCCCTGCCGCCGGGCGCCACGCCGGTGGACTTCGCCTACGCGGTGCACACCGAGGTGGGCCACCGGACCGTGGGGGCGCGCGTCAACGGGCGGCTCGTGCCGCTGGAGTCCACGCTGGAGAACGGCGACACCGTCGAGATCTTCACGTCGAAGTCGGAGACCGCCGGGCCGAGCCGCGACTGGCTGAACTTCGTCACCAGCCCCCGCGCGCGCAACAAGATCCGCGCCTGGTTCACCAAGGAGCGCCGCGAGGAGGCGATCGAGGCCGGCAAGGCGCTCATCGCCAAGGCGATGCGCAAGCAGAACCTGCCCATCCAGCGCCTCATGTCGCACGACTCGCTCACGGCGCTCGCCCACGACATGCGGTACGCCGACGTCTCGGCGCTGTACGCGGCGGTGGGGGAGAGCCACGTCTCCGCCACGAGCGTCGTCCAGCGCCTCGTCGCCTCGATGGGCGGGGAGTCCGGGGCCGAGGAGGACCTCGCCGAGGCCACCATGCCGGGCGAGCACCGGGCCCGCCCGCGCACAGGCGACCCGGGGATCGTCGTCGAGGGCATGCAGGACGTCGACGTGTGGGTCAAGCTCGCCCGCTGCTGCACCCCGGTGCCCGGGGACCCGATCACGGGGTTCGTCACCCGCGGCTCGGGCATCTCCGTGCACCGGACGGACTGCGGCAACCTCGAGTCGCTGCGGTCCCAGCCGGAGCGCATGGTCAACGTCTCGTGGGCGCCCCACGGCCAGAGCACGTTCCTCGTGCAGGTCCAGGTGGAGGCCCTCGACCGGTCCGGGCTGCTCTCCGACGTCACGCGCGTCCTGTCGGACAACCACGTGAACATCCTCTCCGCGTCGGTGACGACCAGCCGGGACCGGGTGGCGCTGTCGAAGTTCGTCTTCGAGATGGCCGAGCCGTCCCACCTGGGTCACGTCCTGGCGGCCGTGCGTCGCATCGACGGCGTCTTCGACGTCTACCGGCTCACCGGGGCCCGGATGGAGCCCGCGGCCGAGCACTGA
- a CDS encoding adenine phosphoribosyltransferase — MTPDELAELLRSHVREVPDFPEPGVLFRDITPLLADGPAFAALVDGLAERYRGTIDAVAGLESRGFILAAPLAHALGVGMITVRKAGRLPGPVLGVDYSLEYGTARLELRSETVAEGSRVLIIDDVLATGGTAAAAIDLIERSGGTVAGLAMLIELVALEGRSKITGYPLESILRY, encoded by the coding sequence ATGACCCCTGACGAGCTCGCCGAGCTGCTGCGCAGCCACGTCCGCGAGGTCCCCGACTTCCCCGAGCCGGGCGTGCTGTTCCGCGACATCACCCCGCTGCTCGCCGACGGCCCCGCCTTCGCGGCGCTCGTCGACGGCCTGGCGGAGCGTTACCGCGGCACCATCGACGCCGTCGCCGGGCTCGAGTCCCGCGGGTTCATCCTCGCCGCGCCGCTCGCCCACGCGCTGGGCGTCGGCATGATCACGGTGCGCAAGGCCGGCCGGCTCCCCGGCCCGGTCCTCGGCGTCGACTACTCCCTCGAGTACGGCACCGCGCGCCTGGAGCTGCGCTCGGAGACCGTGGCCGAGGGCTCGCGGGTCCTCATCATCGACGACGTGCTCGCGACGGGTGGTACCGCGGCCGCCGCGATCGACCTCATCGAGCGGTCCGGCGGAACGGTCGCCGGGCTGGCGATGCTCATCGAGCTGGTCGCGCTCGAGGGCCGCTCGAAGATCACGGGGTACCCGCTCGAGAGCATCCTGCGCTACTGA
- the secF gene encoding protein translocase subunit SecF → MSRLSTLGNDLHTGRRSFPIVQRYRTWLLAAAVLVLVSVLLVAVKGLNAGIEFRGGSQFTVTGTSRLEVEPAREVVDTVGEGEAARVTTVGAESVRVQTQELTAEETTAVREGLAEAYDVPVEDVTSSFVGPTWGQDITRQAVQGLVIFLLLVSAVLSLYFRSWRMAASAMVALLNDLVLTVGVYALVGWEVTPATVIGLLTILGYSLYDTVVVFDKIRENTQGLDEQDDRTYSEAANLAVNQTLVRSINTSLTSILPVGSILFVGALLLGAGTLRDIALALFVGMIVSTLSSVFVAAPLQAALQERDARTRAHTAAVLERRAARAARGDGAGTGARTGRGTSARTASAASTATAEPDAAEEAVVPGRHQGRAAQPRRKKTRR, encoded by the coding sequence ATGTCCCGCCTGTCCACGCTCGGCAACGACCTGCACACCGGTCGCCGGTCCTTCCCGATCGTCCAGCGCTACCGGACGTGGCTGCTCGCCGCTGCCGTGCTGGTCCTCGTCTCGGTCCTGCTCGTCGCGGTCAAGGGCCTCAACGCCGGCATCGAGTTCCGCGGCGGGTCGCAGTTCACGGTCACGGGCACGTCGAGGCTCGAGGTCGAGCCGGCGCGTGAGGTCGTCGACACCGTCGGCGAGGGGGAGGCCGCCAGGGTCACCACCGTCGGCGCCGAGTCGGTGCGGGTGCAGACCCAGGAGCTCACCGCCGAGGAGACCACCGCGGTCCGCGAGGGGTTGGCCGAGGCCTACGACGTGCCGGTCGAGGACGTCACCTCGAGCTTCGTCGGCCCCACGTGGGGCCAGGACATCACCCGGCAGGCCGTCCAGGGACTCGTCATCTTCCTGCTGCTCGTCTCCGCGGTCCTGTCGCTGTACTTCCGCAGCTGGCGGATGGCCGCCTCCGCGATGGTCGCGCTGCTCAACGACCTCGTCCTCACCGTCGGTGTCTACGCCCTCGTCGGGTGGGAGGTCACCCCGGCGACCGTCATCGGCCTGCTGACGATCCTCGGCTACTCCCTCTACGACACCGTCGTCGTGTTCGACAAGATCCGGGAGAACACGCAGGGCCTCGACGAGCAGGACGACCGCACCTACTCCGAGGCGGCGAACCTCGCGGTCAACCAGACGCTGGTGCGCTCCATCAACACCTCGCTCACCTCGATCCTCCCCGTGGGCTCGATCCTCTTCGTCGGGGCGCTGCTCCTCGGGGCGGGGACGCTGCGCGACATCGCTCTCGCGCTCTTCGTCGGCATGATCGTCTCCACCCTGTCGTCGGTCTTCGTCGCGGCGCCGCTGCAGGCGGCGCTGCAGGAGCGCGACGCACGCACGCGCGCCCACACCGCGGCGGTGCTCGAGCGCCGGGCGGCGCGGGCGGCCCGGGGCGACGGCGCCGGGACCGGCGCCCGCACCGGCCGCGGCACGTCGGCGCGCACCGCGTCGGCGGCGAGTACGGCCACCGCCGAGCCCGACGCCGCGGAGGAGGCCGTGGTGCCCGGGCGGCACCAGGGCCGGGCGGCCCAACCACGACGGAAGAAGACGCGCCGATGA
- the secD gene encoding protein translocase subunit SecD gives MADKSVRPPAQPRPVRTLVILFILVVAIFGAVAVGTQVAPGNASFTPKLALDLEGGTQLILTPKLDEGAEGGEAEITDEDIDQAIEIIRQRVDASGVAEAEITRQGQANIVVGLPGTPSPETLELVRQSAQLRFRPVLAVVAPTPMDPAAMVAEDPAAPTPAPTDGAPAAPEEIEAAARTAADTDGDGELSTEPVTEPTSNSDTAWMTEQLVYELYTLDCTDPDNLVGGDVRNPADPVVSCGSDGQVKYALGPADVEGTDIASASSGLQTTSTGATTGAWAVNLEFNGEGTRLFRESSQRLVSLPAPQNQLGIVLDGLVISAPTMSVIPDGKAQITGNFDRESAAALANQLNFGSLPLNFEVQSEEQISATLGTEHLRNGLIAGVVGLVLVAAYLLWQYRGLSVIAVASLVLAAILTYGVIVLLSWLQGYRLSLAGVAGLIVAVGITADSFILYFERMRDEIREGRDLVSATREGWARARRTIVISDFVTLLAAVVLYFLAVGGVRGFAFTLGLTTAIDLLVVFFFTHPVMELAIRTRFFGGGHRLSGLNPESLGAVSAPPPPAPRAPRPRRTAEAPSPAGASRMTIAERRAAEREAAARAAEPDRTSDEPVSTSTGEER, from the coding sequence TTGGCCGACAAGTCCGTCAGGCCGCCTGCCCAGCCGCGCCCCGTCCGCACGCTCGTCATCCTCTTCATCCTCGTGGTGGCGATCTTCGGTGCGGTGGCCGTCGGCACCCAGGTCGCGCCGGGGAACGCCTCTTTCACGCCCAAGCTCGCCCTCGACCTCGAGGGCGGGACGCAGCTGATCCTCACCCCGAAGCTGGACGAGGGCGCCGAGGGTGGGGAGGCGGAGATCACCGACGAGGACATCGACCAGGCGATCGAGATCATCCGCCAGCGTGTCGACGCCTCCGGTGTGGCGGAGGCGGAGATCACCCGCCAGGGACAGGCGAACATCGTCGTCGGCCTGCCCGGCACCCCCAGCCCGGAGACGCTGGAGCTCGTGCGCCAGTCGGCACAGCTGCGCTTCCGTCCCGTGCTCGCGGTGGTCGCCCCCACGCCCATGGACCCCGCGGCGATGGTCGCGGAGGACCCCGCCGCGCCGACGCCCGCGCCCACCGACGGCGCCCCGGCCGCACCCGAGGAGATCGAGGCCGCCGCGCGCACCGCGGCCGACACCGACGGTGACGGCGAGCTGTCCACGGAGCCCGTCACCGAGCCGACGAGCAACAGCGACACCGCGTGGATGACCGAGCAGCTGGTGTACGAGCTGTACACCCTCGACTGCACGGACCCGGACAACCTCGTCGGCGGCGATGTCCGCAACCCGGCGGACCCCGTCGTGTCCTGCGGCTCCGACGGCCAGGTGAAGTACGCGCTCGGCCCCGCCGACGTCGAGGGCACCGACATCGCGTCCGCGAGCTCCGGCCTGCAGACCACCTCCACGGGCGCCACGACCGGCGCCTGGGCGGTCAACCTCGAGTTCAACGGCGAGGGCACCCGCCTCTTCCGCGAGTCCAGCCAGCGGCTCGTCTCCCTGCCCGCGCCGCAGAACCAGCTCGGCATCGTCCTCGACGGCCTCGTCATCTCCGCGCCGACGATGAGCGTCATCCCCGACGGAAAGGCGCAGATCACCGGGAACTTCGACCGGGAGAGCGCGGCGGCCCTGGCCAACCAGCTGAACTTCGGCTCGCTCCCGCTCAACTTCGAGGTGCAGAGCGAGGAGCAGATCTCCGCCACCCTGGGGACCGAGCACCTGCGCAACGGCCTCATCGCGGGCGTCGTCGGCCTCGTCCTCGTCGCGGCGTACCTCCTGTGGCAGTACCGCGGGCTCTCGGTCATCGCGGTGGCCAGCCTGGTCCTCGCGGCGATCCTCACCTACGGCGTCATCGTGCTGCTGTCCTGGCTGCAGGGCTACCGGCTCTCCCTCGCCGGCGTCGCGGGGCTCATCGTCGCGGTGGGTATCACGGCGGACTCCTTCATCCTGTACTTCGAGCGCATGCGCGACGAGATCCGTGAGGGGCGGGACCTGGTCTCCGCCACGCGCGAGGGATGGGCCCGCGCCCGGCGGACCATCGTCATCTCCGACTTCGTCACCCTGCTCGCCGCGGTGGTCCTGTACTTCCTGGCCGTCGGCGGCGTGCGCGGGTTCGCCTTCACCCTCGGGCTCACCACGGCCATCGACCTCCTCGTCGTCTTCTTCTTCACCCACCCCGTCATGGAGCTCGCCATCCGCACCCGGTTCTTCGGCGGCGGGCACCGCCTGTCCGGCCTCAACCCCGAGAGCCTCGGCGCCGTGAGCGCCCCACCGCCCCCGGCGCCGCGCGCGCCGCGGCCGCGCCGGACGGCCGAGGCCCCCTCGCCCGCCGGGGCGAGCCGGATGACGATCGCCGAGCGGCGCGCGGCCGAGCGCGAGGCCGCCGCCCGCGCGGCGGAGCCGGACCGCACGAGCGACGAGCCGGTCAGCACGAGCACGGGGGAGGAGCGCTGA
- the yajC gene encoding preprotein translocase subunit YajC: MSAVEFIIIIVLFIGMMWLMTRGQRKQQAAANEFRSSLEAGQNVMTHSGFYGRIVDIDGDVITLESTPGVETMWKRSAIAMLADPPFAVVEDEDADVLADDDVLEDPATAAPASGSTVAAVGTATVGPVTPAGPTPVVPDDASSLLDPPADGRRDEDGPRTPAS; this comes from the coding sequence GTGTCCGCCGTGGAGTTCATCATCATCATCGTCCTGTTCATCGGGATGATGTGGCTCATGACCCGCGGCCAGCGTAAGCAGCAGGCCGCCGCCAACGAGTTCCGGTCGAGCCTCGAGGCTGGCCAGAACGTCATGACCCACTCCGGCTTCTACGGGCGCATCGTCGACATCGACGGCGACGTCATCACCCTCGAGTCCACGCCCGGCGTGGAGACGATGTGGAAGCGCTCCGCCATCGCGATGCTCGCGGACCCGCCGTTCGCCGTCGTCGAGGACGAGGACGCCGACGTCCTTGCCGACGACGACGTGCTCGAGGACCCCGCCACCGCCGCCCCGGCCTCGGGCAGCACGGTCGCCGCCGTCGGCACCGCCACCGTCGGCCCGGTGACGCCCGCCGGCCCGACGCCCGTCGTCCCCGACGACGCCTCCTCGCTCCTCGACCCGCCCGCCGACGGCCGCCGGGACGAGGACGGGCCGCGCACGCCCGCGAGCTGA
- the ruvB gene encoding Holliday junction branch migration DNA helicase RuvB: protein MAEDEVLTAGADEVERAAEAALRPRRLEDFVGQEVVREQLSLVLDAARARGTAPDHVLLSGPPGLGKTTLAMIIANEAEGALRLTSGPAIQHAGDLAAILSSVQERDVLFIDEIHRLARPAEEMLYLAMEDFRVDVVVGKGPGATAIPLTLPRFTVVGATTRAGLLPAPLRDRFGFTGHLEFYSPAELEQVLHRSARLLGAPLDPEAARELASRSRGTPRIANRLLRRVQDWAQVRGTGALDLEATHGALRVFEVDGLGLDRLDRAVLRALCERFGGGPVGLTTLAVAVGEEPETVETVAEPFLVREGLVARTPRGRVATAAAYDHLGLARPDDGALWT, encoded by the coding sequence GTGGCTGAGGACGAGGTCCTCACCGCCGGCGCCGACGAGGTCGAGCGGGCCGCGGAGGCGGCGCTGCGCCCGCGGCGCCTCGAGGACTTCGTCGGTCAGGAGGTCGTCCGCGAGCAGCTCTCCCTCGTCCTCGACGCGGCCCGGGCCCGCGGCACCGCCCCGGACCACGTGCTCCTGTCGGGCCCGCCCGGCCTCGGCAAGACCACCCTCGCGATGATCATCGCGAACGAGGCGGAGGGGGCGCTGCGGCTCACCTCCGGGCCGGCCATCCAGCACGCGGGGGACCTCGCCGCGATCCTCTCCTCGGTCCAGGAGCGCGACGTCCTCTTCATCGACGAGATCCACCGCCTGGCCCGGCCGGCGGAGGAGATGCTCTACCTCGCCATGGAGGACTTCCGGGTCGACGTCGTCGTCGGCAAGGGCCCGGGGGCCACCGCGATCCCGCTGACGCTGCCGCGCTTCACCGTGGTGGGCGCGACCACCCGCGCCGGGCTGCTGCCCGCCCCGCTGCGCGACCGCTTCGGCTTCACCGGGCACCTGGAGTTCTACTCCCCGGCCGAGCTCGAGCAGGTGCTCCACCGCAGCGCCCGACTGCTCGGCGCGCCGCTGGACCCGGAGGCCGCGCGGGAGCTCGCCTCCCGCTCCCGCGGGACGCCCCGGATCGCCAACCGGCTGCTGCGCCGGGTCCAGGACTGGGCGCAGGTGCGCGGCACCGGCGCGCTCGACCTCGAGGCCACCCACGGGGCGCTGCGGGTCTTCGAGGTGGACGGCCTCGGGCTCGACCGCCTGGACCGCGCGGTCCTGCGCGCGCTGTGCGAGCGGTTCGGCGGCGGGCCGGTGGGCCTGACGACGCTGGCCGTGGCGGTGGGGGAGGAACCCGAGACCGTCGAGACGGTCGCGGAGCCGTTCCTCGTCCGTGAGGGCCTCGTGGCGCGCACCCCGCGCGGGCGCGTCGCCACCGCGGCCGCGTACGACCACCTCGGGCTCGCGCGGCCGGACGACGGCGCCCTCTGGACGTGA
- the ruvA gene encoding Holliday junction branch migration protein RuvA, with the protein MIASVTGEVEGLGLDRAVVRVGGVGMLVHATPATLAALAPGRQARLATSLVVREDSLTLFGFADDDERDVFETLQGVSGVGPRLALAMLAVHTPDGLRRAVAGEDLAALQRVPGIGKKGAQRIVLELADKLGPPLGATAAAPVVEPGAEMPDVVDALVSLGWSQKVATDTVAAVLEVEDAPAEVSAVLRAALQRLGGPGRG; encoded by the coding sequence ATGATCGCGTCAGTCACCGGTGAGGTGGAGGGCCTCGGCCTCGACCGGGCCGTTGTCCGCGTGGGCGGGGTCGGCATGCTCGTCCACGCCACGCCGGCCACCCTCGCCGCCCTCGCTCCGGGCCGGCAGGCACGGCTGGCGACCTCCCTCGTCGTCCGCGAGGACTCCCTCACGCTGTTCGGCTTCGCCGACGACGACGAGCGCGACGTGTTCGAGACCCTCCAGGGCGTCTCGGGCGTCGGGCCCCGCCTCGCGCTCGCCATGCTCGCCGTGCACACCCCCGACGGGCTGCGCCGCGCCGTGGCCGGCGAGGACCTCGCCGCCCTCCAGCGCGTGCCCGGAATCGGGAAGAAGGGCGCCCAGCGCATCGTCCTCGAGCTCGCCGACAAGCTCGGCCCGCCGCTGGGCGCGACGGCCGCCGCCCCCGTGGTCGAGCCCGGTGCGGAGATGCCCGACGTCGTCGACGCGCTCGTCTCGCTCGGCTGGTCGCAGAAGGTGGCGACGGACACCGTCGCCGCCGTGCTCGAGGTCGAGGACGCCCCGGCGGAGGTGTCCGCCGTGCTGCGCGCGGCGCTCCAGCGCCTCGGGGGACCGGGCCGTGGCTGA
- the ruvC gene encoding crossover junction endodeoxyribonuclease RuvC produces the protein MRVLGVDPGLTRCGLGVIEASAGRGVQLVEVGVVRTPPDQAPHLRLLAVAEGLDEWLARHRPDVVAVERVFAQANVRSITGTSQVAGVAMLAAARAGLPLALHTPSEVKAAVTGNGRADKAQVQHMVMRILGLAVAPRPADAADALALAICHAWRGGGAGSAVRAGYGGADTLPRAVGEGLTPAQRLWAQAERDARRAGAVAPRR, from the coding sequence GTGCGTGTCCTCGGAGTCGACCCCGGCCTGACGCGGTGCGGCCTCGGTGTCATCGAGGCGAGCGCCGGCCGCGGCGTCCAGCTCGTCGAGGTGGGCGTGGTGCGGACCCCGCCCGACCAGGCGCCCCACCTGCGTCTCCTCGCCGTTGCCGAGGGCCTGGACGAGTGGCTTGCCCGCCACCGGCCCGACGTCGTCGCCGTCGAGCGGGTCTTCGCCCAGGCGAACGTCCGGAGCATCACCGGGACGTCGCAGGTGGCCGGGGTGGCCATGCTCGCCGCCGCCCGGGCCGGCCTGCCGCTCGCCCTCCACACGCCGAGCGAGGTGAAGGCCGCGGTCACCGGGAACGGCCGCGCCGACAAGGCGCAGGTCCAGCACATGGTCATGCGGATCCTCGGCCTCGCGGTCGCGCCCCGGCCGGCGGACGCGGCCGACGCCCTGGCGCTGGCCATCTGCCATGCCTGGCGCGGGGGTGGCGCGGGGAGCGCCGTGCGCGCGGGGTACGGCGGGGCCGACACCCTCCCGCGCGCCGTGGGGGAGGGCCTCACGCCGGCCCAGCGCCTGTGGGCGCAGGCCGAGCGCGACGCGCGCCGCGCCGGTGCTGTCGCCCCCAGACGGTAG